The DNA sequence ATTGCCGCATACCTGTATGCCTGGCGTCAGGCAAAAAAAGAACTGAATGTTCCTCAGGAAGTAATGACAAGGCTTCTCATCATATTGGTCATTGCTGCTGTTGTCGGAGGCAAGGTATTTACCTTTCTCGAAAGGCCGTCTTTCTATTTCAGCCATTTTGATGTTTTTCTGAGGGGGTTCAAGTCGGGTTTTGTGTTTTACGGCTCCTTGCTGTTTGCCATACCTGCCATGATATGGTTTTTCAGGTCGCAGCAACTGCCTGTGCTTCAGATGTTTGATATTATGGCCATCACGGCTACCATTGTTCATGCTTTCGGAAGAATGGGCTGTTTTTTTGCCGGCTGCTGTCATGGAGTTCCTACTCACAGCGTTTTTGGTGTTGTCTTTTCTGATCCCTATTGTGCGGCTGACCCCAAAAATGTTCCCCTCCACCCCACCCAGCTCTATGAGGTTTTTCTTTTAGTATTGATTATGAGCTTTTTATTGTTTTACAAAAAGAGAAAAAGATTTCACGGAGAATTGTTTTTAATCTACCTCATTCTTTATGCAATTGGCAGGGGAATTATTGAATTTTACAGAGGTGATGAATCAAGAGGCTATTTATTTAACCACCTTTTGTCGCATTCGCAGTTTATTGCGTTGATTGTGCTGGTAGTAACAGTCGTTCTCTATTTTATTCTCCTGAAAGCCGATAAAAAAAGAAAAAGCACGATTGTCAAAAATCAGGGACAGTCTTCAGAATAA is a window from the Sphingobacteriales bacterium genome containing:
- the lgt gene encoding prolipoprotein diacylglyceryl transferase, whose protein sequence is MHPILFRFKLPEFLQALLPGNAEYLTMYTYGFCISLGIIAAYLYAWRQAKKELNVPQEVMTRLLIILVIAAVVGGKVFTFLERPSFYFSHFDVFLRGFKSGFVFYGSLLFAIPAMIWFFRSQQLPVLQMFDIMAITATIVHAFGRMGCFFAGCCHGVPTHSVFGVVFSDPYCAADPKNVPLHPTQLYEVFLLVLIMSFLLFYKKRKRFHGELFLIYLILYAIGRGIIEFYRGDESRGYLFNHLLSHSQFIALIVLVVTVVLYFILLKADKKRKSTIVKNQGQSSE